The following are encoded in a window of Maylandia zebra isolate NMK-2024a linkage group LG5, Mzebra_GT3a, whole genome shotgun sequence genomic DNA:
- the tnfrsf1b gene encoding tumor necrosis factor receptor superfamily member 1B, translating into MKDTLLLLFLLCAQTIKVCSTPYKSENGQCRNDTEYNHNGLCCTKCRPGYRGDTRCTETTDTVCTPCPPDQYRENFNFYPNCNSCQKCKEEKGLQYAQNCSSTTPSKCICRPGRFCRLGYDNPYCSDCKKYKQCKPGLGVSVKGTPNSDVKCKICPEGTFSDKTSSTDPCQPHTDCNGRAVLREGNTESDNVCEPYSQSTTTDNHKKSVGTTPSTSTTTVAPSSGSTSLLRSTTQSASVSEEPSTYLITSLLTPPPDSSYVGLIASVTGLLVITIILFLLCYYQKICKKDTESLSPKVDANGNCETADEKYSGKTHLTLFKVASQENECLLEKGEASSDHSQCTTNTETLTRTDGCSSQESISPLHSTFALDNPLSVLSEPKTLHSNKDSAAPQPSIQTQTSSQPSSPQIITPMTTSPHVNVNITLHIGNGSCGTPAFIPADLIKPDCKLPYGEEEESFSTPQQEDGKQSLMSVPESSNYCTEHTKQDSYA; encoded by the exons ATGAAGGACACGcttttactgctgtttctgCTGTGTGCCCAAACTATCAAG GTCTGCTCTACACCCTACAAGAGTGAAAATGGACAGTGTCGAAATGACACAGAGTACAATCACAATGGCCTGTGCTGTACAAAGTGTCGCCCTG GCTATCGAGGGGACACACGTTGCACTGAAACTACCGATACTGTGTGTACACCATGTCCTCCGGATCAGTATCGAGAGAACTTTAACTTCTATCCAAACTGTAATAGCTGTCAAAAATGCAAAGAAG AAAAAGGTTTACAGTATGCACAGAACTGCTCCTCTACAACACCGTCCAAGTGTATTTGCAGACCTGGGAGGTTCTGCCGCTTGGGATATGACAATCCATACTGCTCAGActgcaaaaaatacaaacaatgcAAACCTGGCTTGGGAGTGTCTGTAAAag GCACACCAAATTCAGATGTGAAGTGTAAAATATGTCCCGAAGGCACGTTCTCTGACAAGACCTCCTCCACTGACCCCTGCCAGCCCCACACAGA CTGCAATGGGAGGGCTGTTCTTAGAGAAGGCAATACTGAATCAGACAATGTGTGTGAACCGTACTCACAGTCGACAACAACTGACAATCACAAGAAGAGTGTCGGTACAACTCCCAGCACAAGCACGACCACAGTTGCACCAAGCTCAGGCTCGACATCTCTGCTAAGAAGCACCACACAGTCTGCCTCAGTTTCAGAAGAACCCTCCACCTATTTAATAACAAGCCTACTGACCCCACCGCCTGACAGCAGTTATG TTGGATTAATTGCTTCTGTCACTGGATTACTTGTCATCACCATCATCCTTTTTCTGCTATGTTATTATCAAAAAATCTGCAAGAAAG ACACTGAAAGTTTATCTCCTAAGGTGGATGCAAACGGAAACTGTGAGACTGCTGACGAA AAATACAGTGGGAAAACTCACCTGACTTTATTTAAAGTTGCATCACAAGAAAATGAGTGCCTGCTAGAAAAAGGGGAAGCCAGCAGTGATCACAGTCAATGCACAACCAATACCGAAACTTTAACTAGAACTGATGGTTGCAGCAGCCAGGAATCCATCAGCCCTTTACATTCCACTTTTGCGCTTGACAATCCATTGTCTGTTCTGTCCGAGCCCAAGACTTTACACTCCAACAAAGACTCTGCTGCACCACAGCCCAGTATCCAAACACAGACGTCCTCTCAGCCCAGCAGCCCTCAGATCATCACGCCCATGACTACCAGCCCACACGTCAACGTTAACATCACTTTGCACATAGGAAACGGGTCCTGTGGGACACCAGCTTTCATACCTGCGGACTTGATAAAACCTGACTGTAAGCTCCCCtatggagaggaagaggagtccTTTAGCACCCCACAGCAAGAAGATGGCAAACAGTCACTAATGTCAGTGCCGGAGAGTTCCAATTACTGCACTGAGCACACAAAGCAAGACTCATATGCATGA